In Brassica rapa cultivar Chiifu-401-42 chromosome A06, CAAS_Brap_v3.01, whole genome shotgun sequence, a single window of DNA contains:
- the LOC103871892 gene encoding G-type lectin S-receptor-like serine/threonine-protein kinase RKS1 isoform X2: protein MKIVFVIFFCSFLQTCISNDTIMRRQSLRDGDVILSEGGRFAFGFFSLGTSNLRYVGIWYAQISEQTVVWVANRDRPINDTSGLIKFSSRGNLCIYASVNTTEPLWSTNVSDSISEPTLVARLSNTGNLVLLDTLTGRGYWESFDHPTDTFLPFMKLGFTRKDGLDRVLTSWRSPNDPGSGNRTLRMDRRGFPELILHKGTIQWWRTGPWTGLRWSGVPEMNRGYIFNNSFVNNQDEVSFTYGVTDASVITRLKVNERGTIQRFTWIARDNRWNEFWSVPKEECDYYAHCGVNGFCDPISSETFECTCLPGFEPKITRHWFLRDYTGGCSRKNKTSLCREKDGFVKLTHAKIPDTENASVDMSVTLKECKQRCLGNCSCVGYASANHDGEGGERGCLTWHGDMLDTRTYLNSGQDFYIRVDKEELARWDSNGSSRKTRVVLVLISLSAAVMLLMVIVFCFVRKRRKLNSLRRSSTTFSFDFEDSLKFEDDRELPLFDLNTIAAATDNFSSDNKLGAGGFGPVYKGVLQNGMEVAVKRLSKNSGQGMEEFKNEVKLISKLQHRNLVRILGCCVELEEKMLIYEYLPNKSLDCFIFEQRAALDWPKRKGIIRGIARGTMYLHQDSRLRIIHRDLKASNILLDNEMIPKISDFGMARIFGGNQIEGCTNRVVGTIGYMSPEYAMEGHFSVKSDVYSFGVLMLEIISGKKNSAFHKESSNLVGHIWDLWEKGEAKDIIDDLMDQESYNESEVVKCIHIGLLCVQENASDRVDMSSVLIMLGQNAIDLPNPKLPAFTSVRRRGRENVALPIAEPGSSVNDITFTDVQGR from the exons ATGAAGATTGTCTTTGTCATCTTCTTTTGCTCCTTCCTCCAAACTTGTATCTCCAATGATACCATCATGAGAAGACAGTCACTGAGAGATGGTGATGTCATACTTTCCGAAGGGGGGAGGTTCGCCTTTGGATTCTTCAGCCTGGGGACTTCAAATCTCCGGTATGTGGGGATTTGGTATGCTCAAATCTCTGAACAAACCGTTGTATGGGTTGCAAACCGAGACCGTCCCATTAATGACACATCTGGTCTGATAAAGTTCAGCAGCAGAGGGAATCTCTGCATCTATGCATCAGTCAACACAACAGAACCTCTCTGGTCGACCAATGTTTCCGACAGTATCTCGGAACCAACTCTAGTTGCAAGACTCTCTAACACAGGGAACCTTGTTCTCCTTGATACACTCACAGGGAGAGGTTACTGGGAGAGCTTTGATCATCCTACAGACACTTTTCTTCCCTTTATGAAACTTGGTTTCACACGAAAAGACGGTTTGGATCGGGTTCTGACATCATGGAGATCTCCAAACGACCCTGGCTCCGGAAACCGTACTCTACGGATGGACCGTAGAGGGTTTCCGGAGCTGATTCTACACAAGGGTACGATCCAATGGTGGCGCACCGGGCCGTGGACCGGGCTGAGATGGAGCGGCGTGCCCGAAATGAACAGAGGATACATCTTCAACAACTCGTTCGTGAATAACCAAGACGAGGTATCGTTCACTTACGGCGTAACGGATGCTTCGGTGATAACGAGGTTGAAAGTGAACGAGAGAGGAACCATACAACGGTTCACATGGATCGCTAGGGATAACAGATGGAACGAGTTCTGGTCGGTTCCTAAAGAGGAATGCGACTACTACGCACACTGTGGGGTTAACGGTTTCTGCGATCCCATTAGCTCAGAGACGTTTGAGTGCACGTGCTTACCTGGCTTTGAGCCCAAGATTACTCGTCACTGGTTCTTGAGGGACTATACTGGCGGGTGTTCGAGGAAGAACAAAACTTCGCTGTGCCGCGAGAAAGACGGGTTTGTGAAGCTAACCCACGCGAAGATTCCCGATACAGAAAATGCAAGTGTTGATATGAGCGTAACGTTGAAAGAGTGCAAACAGAGGTGCTTAGGTAACTGCTCTTGTGTTGGTTACGCGAGCGCTAACCACGACGGTGAGGGAGGAGAAAGAGGGTGCTTGACGTGGCACGGTGATATGTTGGATACGAGGACTTACTTGAATTCTGGACAAGATTTCTACATACGTGTCGACAAGGAAGAGTTAG CGCGGTGGGACAGTAATGGCTCATCAAGGAAGACGAGAGTTGTTCTGGTTCTCATCAGTTTGTCTGCAGCCGTAATGCTACTAATGGTCATTGTGTTCTGTTTTGTAAGGAAGCGGCGAA AGTTAAACAGTCTTAGAAGATCTTCAACAACCTTCTCCTTTGATTTTGAAGACTCACTCAAATTTGAAGATGACAGGGAGTTACCTCTCTTTGATCTTAACACCATCGCTGCAGCCACTGATAACTTTTCTTCCGATAACAAGCTTGGAGCTGGTGGTTTCGGACCTGTTTATAAG GGCGTGTTACAAAACGGTATGGAGGTAGCAGTGAAGAGGTTATCGAAAAACTCGGGCCAAGGAATGGAAGAGTTCAAGAACGAAGTCAAGTTGATATCGAAGCTGCAGCATCGAAACCTCGTGAGGATCTTAGGGTGTTGCGTCGAGCTGGAAGAGAAGATGTTGATATACGAGTACTTACCAAACAAGAGCCTAGACTGTTTCATATTCG AGCAAAGAGCGGCGCTGGATTGGCCGAAACGGAAAGGAATAATCAGAGGAATTGCTCGTGGAACCATGTATCTACATCAAGATTCAAGACTGAGGATCATCCACAGAGACCTCAAGGCCAGCAATATACTTCTTGACAACGAAATGATCCCCAAGATTTCGGATTTCGGCATGGCTAGAATCTTTGGAGGCAACCAAATCGAAGGATGCACTAACCGGGTCGTTGGAACAAT TGGATATATGTCACCTGAGTATGCAATGGAGGGTCATTTCTCCGTTAAATCTGACGTCTACAGCTTTGGAGTATTGATGTTAGAGATCATAAGCGGAAAGAAAAACAGTGCTTTCCACAAGGAATCATCGAACCTTGTCGGACAC ATTTGGGATCTATGGGAAAAAGGTGAAGCAAAAGACATCATAGACGATTTAATGGACCAAGAGAGTTATAATGAGAGCGAAGTGGTGAAGTGCATACATATTGGGTTGCTTTGCGTGCAAGAAAACGCTTCGGACAGAGTAGATATGTCCTCTGTTCTCATCATGTTGGGTCAAAACGCTATTGATCTTCCAAATCCGAAGCTTCCTGCGTTTACTTCCGTGAGAAGGAGAGGCCGAGAAAATGTTGCTTTGCCCATTGCAGAACCTGGTAGTTCTGTTAATGACATCACCTTCACCGATGTCCAAGGTCGTTAA
- the LOC103871892 gene encoding G-type lectin S-receptor-like serine/threonine-protein kinase RKS1 isoform X1, translating to MKIVFVIFFCSFLQTCISNDTIMRRQSLRDGDVILSEGGRFAFGFFSLGTSNLRYVGIWYAQISEQTVVWVANRDRPINDTSGLIKFSSRGNLCIYASVNTTEPLWSTNVSDSISEPTLVARLSNTGNLVLLDTLTGRGYWESFDHPTDTFLPFMKLGFTRKDGLDRVLTSWRSPNDPGSGNRTLRMDRRGFPELILHKGTIQWWRTGPWTGLRWSGVPEMNRGYIFNNSFVNNQDEVSFTYGVTDASVITRLKVNERGTIQRFTWIARDNRWNEFWSVPKEECDYYAHCGVNGFCDPISSETFECTCLPGFEPKITRHWFLRDYTGGCSRKNKTSLCREKDGFVKLTHAKIPDTENASVDMSVTLKECKQRCLGNCSCVGYASANHDGEGGERGCLTWHGDMLDTRTYLNSGQDFYIRVDKEELARWDSNGSSRKTRVVLVLISLSAAVMLLMVIVFCFVRKRRKLNSLRRSSTTFSFDFEDSLKFEDDRELPLFDLNTIAAATDNFSSDNKLGAGGFGPVYKGVLQNGMEVAVKRLSKNSGQGMEEFKNEVKLISKLQHRNLVRILGCCVELEEKMLIYEYLPNKSLDCFIFDEEQRAALDWPKRKGIIRGIARGTMYLHQDSRLRIIHRDLKASNILLDNEMIPKISDFGMARIFGGNQIEGCTNRVVGTIGYMSPEYAMEGHFSVKSDVYSFGVLMLEIISGKKNSAFHKESSNLVGHIWDLWEKGEAKDIIDDLMDQESYNESEVVKCIHIGLLCVQENASDRVDMSSVLIMLGQNAIDLPNPKLPAFTSVRRRGRENVALPIAEPGSSVNDITFTDVQGR from the exons ATGAAGATTGTCTTTGTCATCTTCTTTTGCTCCTTCCTCCAAACTTGTATCTCCAATGATACCATCATGAGAAGACAGTCACTGAGAGATGGTGATGTCATACTTTCCGAAGGGGGGAGGTTCGCCTTTGGATTCTTCAGCCTGGGGACTTCAAATCTCCGGTATGTGGGGATTTGGTATGCTCAAATCTCTGAACAAACCGTTGTATGGGTTGCAAACCGAGACCGTCCCATTAATGACACATCTGGTCTGATAAAGTTCAGCAGCAGAGGGAATCTCTGCATCTATGCATCAGTCAACACAACAGAACCTCTCTGGTCGACCAATGTTTCCGACAGTATCTCGGAACCAACTCTAGTTGCAAGACTCTCTAACACAGGGAACCTTGTTCTCCTTGATACACTCACAGGGAGAGGTTACTGGGAGAGCTTTGATCATCCTACAGACACTTTTCTTCCCTTTATGAAACTTGGTTTCACACGAAAAGACGGTTTGGATCGGGTTCTGACATCATGGAGATCTCCAAACGACCCTGGCTCCGGAAACCGTACTCTACGGATGGACCGTAGAGGGTTTCCGGAGCTGATTCTACACAAGGGTACGATCCAATGGTGGCGCACCGGGCCGTGGACCGGGCTGAGATGGAGCGGCGTGCCCGAAATGAACAGAGGATACATCTTCAACAACTCGTTCGTGAATAACCAAGACGAGGTATCGTTCACTTACGGCGTAACGGATGCTTCGGTGATAACGAGGTTGAAAGTGAACGAGAGAGGAACCATACAACGGTTCACATGGATCGCTAGGGATAACAGATGGAACGAGTTCTGGTCGGTTCCTAAAGAGGAATGCGACTACTACGCACACTGTGGGGTTAACGGTTTCTGCGATCCCATTAGCTCAGAGACGTTTGAGTGCACGTGCTTACCTGGCTTTGAGCCCAAGATTACTCGTCACTGGTTCTTGAGGGACTATACTGGCGGGTGTTCGAGGAAGAACAAAACTTCGCTGTGCCGCGAGAAAGACGGGTTTGTGAAGCTAACCCACGCGAAGATTCCCGATACAGAAAATGCAAGTGTTGATATGAGCGTAACGTTGAAAGAGTGCAAACAGAGGTGCTTAGGTAACTGCTCTTGTGTTGGTTACGCGAGCGCTAACCACGACGGTGAGGGAGGAGAAAGAGGGTGCTTGACGTGGCACGGTGATATGTTGGATACGAGGACTTACTTGAATTCTGGACAAGATTTCTACATACGTGTCGACAAGGAAGAGTTAG CGCGGTGGGACAGTAATGGCTCATCAAGGAAGACGAGAGTTGTTCTGGTTCTCATCAGTTTGTCTGCAGCCGTAATGCTACTAATGGTCATTGTGTTCTGTTTTGTAAGGAAGCGGCGAA AGTTAAACAGTCTTAGAAGATCTTCAACAACCTTCTCCTTTGATTTTGAAGACTCACTCAAATTTGAAGATGACAGGGAGTTACCTCTCTTTGATCTTAACACCATCGCTGCAGCCACTGATAACTTTTCTTCCGATAACAAGCTTGGAGCTGGTGGTTTCGGACCTGTTTATAAG GGCGTGTTACAAAACGGTATGGAGGTAGCAGTGAAGAGGTTATCGAAAAACTCGGGCCAAGGAATGGAAGAGTTCAAGAACGAAGTCAAGTTGATATCGAAGCTGCAGCATCGAAACCTCGTGAGGATCTTAGGGTGTTGCGTCGAGCTGGAAGAGAAGATGTTGATATACGAGTACTTACCAAACAAGAGCCTAGACTGTTTCATATTCG ATGAAGAGCAAAGAGCGGCGCTGGATTGGCCGAAACGGAAAGGAATAATCAGAGGAATTGCTCGTGGAACCATGTATCTACATCAAGATTCAAGACTGAGGATCATCCACAGAGACCTCAAGGCCAGCAATATACTTCTTGACAACGAAATGATCCCCAAGATTTCGGATTTCGGCATGGCTAGAATCTTTGGAGGCAACCAAATCGAAGGATGCACTAACCGGGTCGTTGGAACAAT TGGATATATGTCACCTGAGTATGCAATGGAGGGTCATTTCTCCGTTAAATCTGACGTCTACAGCTTTGGAGTATTGATGTTAGAGATCATAAGCGGAAAGAAAAACAGTGCTTTCCACAAGGAATCATCGAACCTTGTCGGACAC ATTTGGGATCTATGGGAAAAAGGTGAAGCAAAAGACATCATAGACGATTTAATGGACCAAGAGAGTTATAATGAGAGCGAAGTGGTGAAGTGCATACATATTGGGTTGCTTTGCGTGCAAGAAAACGCTTCGGACAGAGTAGATATGTCCTCTGTTCTCATCATGTTGGGTCAAAACGCTATTGATCTTCCAAATCCGAAGCTTCCTGCGTTTACTTCCGTGAGAAGGAGAGGCCGAGAAAATGTTGCTTTGCCCATTGCAGAACCTGGTAGTTCTGTTAATGACATCACCTTCACCGATGTCCAAGGTCGTTAA
- the LOC103871894 gene encoding G-type lectin S-receptor-like serine/threonine-protein kinase SD1-13, producing the protein MGRSRFLLLLTLSFVVSLRFCLCVDVLSFSTELKDSETLVSSPSTFRFGFFSPVNSKGRYAGVWFNNIPAQKQAVVWVANKDSPINDSSGKILISKDGNLVVIDGRGHVHWSTNLSRPLGSPNTTHARLLSTGNLVLQEGDKKLWESFEHPQNAFLPTMTISTDARTGKRLILRSWKSLSDPSPGRYSAGVIPLPFPELALWKDGLMLWRSGPWNGQNFLGLPERDSRIDLYGFKLANDNRGSVSMSFGYNQSMYHFLLDTEGHAMEKYWSEANQEWSSGLMFPINCDIYAKCGQFTSCQSGLDPPCKCIKGFEPRSYQEWNRGNWTQGCVRKTLLQCQRANNNGSREGDGFLRLKKMKVPNNPQRSEVNEQDCPGSCLRNCSCTAYFYDTGLGCLLWSGDLIDMQEFLTSGVTLHVRLAGSELKTSSNRSLVIVITIVGCAFLVAVIVLLALRKVAKRREKTRNARLLFERMEALNSNESGAIAVNQNKLKELPLFEYQVLAAVTENFAVTNKLGEGGFGSVYKGKLREGQEIAVKRLSQTSGQGLDEFVNEVVVISKLQHRNLVRLLGFCIEGEERMLVYEFMPGNSLDACLSDPVKQRLLDWKTRFNIIDGICRGLMYLHRDSRLRIIHRDLKGSNILLDENLNPKISDFGLARIFRGNEDEASTLRVVGTYGYMAPEYALGGLFSEKSDVFSLGVILLEIVSGRRNSSFNNDDQNLNLSAYAWKLWNDGEATTLVDPVILEECFENQIRRCVHIGLLCVQDHANDRPSVSTVIWMLSTENSNLPEPKQPAFIARRVSPDAESPWESEQRASINNVSITEIIGR; encoded by the exons ATGGGTCGTTCTcgtttccttcttcttcttaccttGTCTTTTGTTGTATCTTTGAGGTTTTGTTTGTGTGTGGATGTACTCTCGTTCTCTACTGAGCTCAAAGACTCAGAGACGCTCGTGTCCAGCCCCAGCACTTTCAGGTTTGGTTTCTTCAGTCCGGTTAACTCCAAGGGTCGCTACGCTGGAGTTTGGTTCAATAACATTCCTGCGCAGAAGCAGGCTGTAGTTTGGGTAGCAAACAAAGACAGCCCGATCAACGACTCTTCGGGAAAGATTCTGATATCCAAAGACGGGAACCTCGTGGTTATAGATGGTCGTGGACACGTTCACTGGTCCACGAACCTCTCACGACCATTAGGATCTCCCAACACCACACACGCAAGGCTTCTGAGTACAGGGAACCTCGTACTTCAAGAAGGAGATAAGAAACTGTGGGAGAGTTTCGAGCATCCTCAGAACGCGTTCTTACCAACAATGACCATCTCCACCGACGCAAGAACGGGGAAGAGACTCATCCTCAGATCGTGGAAAAGCCTATCTGATCCTTCGCCAGGACGCTACTCAGCCGGTGTGATTCCTTTACCGTTTCCAGAGCTCGCCTTGTGGAAAGACGGTCTTATGCTGTGGCGTAGCGGCCCGTGGAATGGTCAAAACTTCCTCGGACTACCGGAGAGGGACTCGCGTATCGATCTATACGGGTTTAAACTTGCTAATGACAACAGAGGATCCGTCTCCATGTCCTTTGGTTATAACCAATCCATGTATCATTTCCTCTTGGACACCGAGGGGCACGCGATGGAGAAGTACTGGAGCGAGGCTAACCAAGAATGGAGTTCGGGGTTGATGTTTCCGATAAACTGCGATATATATGCTAAATGTGGCCAGTTCACTAGCTGCCAATCCGGTTTAGACCCGCCTTGTAAGTGTATTAAAGGGTTTGAGCCGCGGAGCTACCAGGAGTGGAACAGGGGGAACTGGACTCAGGGATGCGTGAGAAAGACCCTGTTGCAGTGCCAGAGGGCCAACAATAATGGAAGTAGAGAGGGTGATGGTTTTTTGAggttgaagaagatgaaagtTCCCAACAATCCACAGCGGTCTGAAGTCAACGAGCAAGACTGTCCTGGAAGCTGTCTGAGAAACTGTTCTTGTACTGCTTACTTTTATGACACAGGGTTGGGCTGTCTTCTGTGGAGCGGAGACTTGATCGACATGCAAGAGTTTTTAACCTCTGGCGTTACACTTCACGTCCGTTTAGCTGGTTCTGAACTCA AAACCTCCAGCAACCGATCACTTGTGATCGTAATCACGATAGTAGGATGCGCGTTTCTTGTTGCGGTGATTGTTCTTTTAGCACTGAGGAAGGTAGCAAAGCGTAGAG AGAAAACCAGAAACGCGAGGTTACTGTTTGAGAGAATGGAAGCTTTAAATAGTAACGAGTCCGGAGCCATCGCTGTGAATCAAAACAAGCTTAAAGAGCTACCGTTGTTCGAGTATCAAGTTTTAGCTGCAGTTACTGAAAACTTCGCTGTCACAAACAAGCTAGGAGAAGGAGGGTTTGGTTCCGTTTACAAG GGGAAGTTACGAGAAGGGCAAGAGATCGCTGTGAAGAGGCTCTCACAAACCTCTGGACAAGGACTAGACGAGTTTGTTAACGAGGTGGTTGTGATCTCTAAGCTGCAACACCGGAACCTCGTGAGATTGCTTGGTTTCTGCATTGAAGGAGAAGAAAGGAtgctggtctatgagttcatgcCAGGGAACTCTTTGGATGCATGCTTATCTG ACCCGGTGAAGCAAAGACTTCTTGACTGGAAGACTCGGTTTAACATAATAGATGGGATCTGTAGAGGTCTTATGTACCTTCACAGAGATTCAAGACTGAGGATCATACACAGAGATCTCAAAGGCAGTAATATTTTGTTAGATGAGAATCTAAACCCCAAGATATCTGATTTTGGACTCGCCAGGATCTTCCGGGGGAATGAGGATGAAGCGAGCACCCTAAGAGTGGTTGGAACATA TGGTTATATGGCACCTGAGTATGCATTGGGAGGGCTATTCTCGGAGAAGTCAGATGTTTTCAGCTTAGGAGTCATACTATTGGAGATTGTGAGTGGAAGAAGAAACTCAAGCTTTAACAATGATGACCAGAATCTGAACCTCTCAGCTTAT GCATGGAAACTATGGAATGATGGAGAAGCCACCACTCTTGTGGATCCTGTCATCCTTGAAGAGTGTTTTGAAAACCAAATACGAAGATGTGTGCACATAGGACTATTGTGTGTGCAAGATCACGCTAATGATAGACCGAGCGTTTCGACCGTGATTTGGATGCTAAGTACAGAGAACTCAAACCTTCCCGAGCCGAAGCAGCCAGCGTTTATAGCTAGAAGGGTATCACCGGACGCTGAATCACCTTGGGAAAGTGAGCAAAGAGCATCTATCAACAATGTGAGCATCACTGAAATCATAGGACGTTAG
- the LOC103871895 gene encoding universal stress protein PHOS32 isoform X1 produces MASPGKSPRKSPTVVTVQPSSPRFPITTTPTTGAQRKIGIAVDLSDESAYAVQWAVQNYLRSGDAVVLLHVQPTSVLYGADWGAIDLSPQWDPENEESQKKLEDDFDIFTNKKASDVAQPLVEAEIPFKIHIVKDHDMKERLCLEVERLGLSTLIMGSRGFGATKRSSKGRLGSVSDYSVHHCACPVVVVRFPDDKDGEDEKNGENGAENLVESDKLHTVPEVAEEEGDKEEYHDASDKQQQQQAEGDLSKET; encoded by the exons ATGGCTTCACCGGGAAAATCACCGAGGAAATCACCAACCGTCGTCACCGTGCAGCCGTCGTCCCCCAGGTTCCCGATCACCACCACACCGACGACCGGAGCTCAGCGCAAGATCGGGATCGCCGTCGATCTAAGCGACGAGAGCGCCTACGCAGTCCAATGGGCCGTTCAGAACTATCTCCGATCAGGAGACGCCGTCGTCCTCCTCCACGTTCAGCCGACGAGCGTCCTCTACGGCGCCGACTGGGGAGCCATTGACTTGTCTCCCCAGTGGGATCCGGAGAACGAAGAGTCTCAGAAGAAGCTCGAAGACGATTTCGATATTTTCACCAACAAGAAGGCGAGCGACGTTGCTCAGCCTCTGGTCGAGGCGGAGATACCGTTTAAGATACATATCGTGAAAGATCACGATATGAAGGAGAGGCTGTGTCTGGAGGTTGAGAGGTTAGGGCTTAGTACGTTGATCATGGGTAGCAGAGGGTTCGGAGCTACGAAGAGGAGCAGCAAAGGGAGGTTGGGGAGCGTTAGTGATTACTCTGTTCATCACTGTGCTTGTCCGGTGGTGGTTGTTAGGTTTCCTGATGATAAGGACGGAGAGGATGAGAAAAATGGCGAGAATGGTGCTGAGAATCTGGTGGAAAGCGATAAGCTTCATACGGTTCCTGAGGTAGCTGAGGAAGAAGGAGACAAGGAGGAGTATCATGATGCTTCGGataagcagcagcagcaacaagcAG AAGGAGACCTCTCTAAGGAGACatag
- the LOC103871895 gene encoding universal stress protein PHOS32 isoform X2, producing MASPGKSPRKSPTVVTVQPSSPRFPITTTPTTGAQRKIGIAVDLSDESAYAVQWAVQNYLRSGDAVVLLHVQPTSVLYGADWGAIDLSPQWDPENEESQKKLEDDFDIFTNKKASDVAQPLVEAEIPFKIHIVKDHDMKERLCLEVERLGLSTLIMGSRGFGATKRSSKGRLGSVSDYSVHHCACPVVVVRFPDDKDGEDEKNGENGAENLVESDKLHTVPEVAEEEGDKEEYHDASDKQQQQQAGQFQFS from the coding sequence ATGGCTTCACCGGGAAAATCACCGAGGAAATCACCAACCGTCGTCACCGTGCAGCCGTCGTCCCCCAGGTTCCCGATCACCACCACACCGACGACCGGAGCTCAGCGCAAGATCGGGATCGCCGTCGATCTAAGCGACGAGAGCGCCTACGCAGTCCAATGGGCCGTTCAGAACTATCTCCGATCAGGAGACGCCGTCGTCCTCCTCCACGTTCAGCCGACGAGCGTCCTCTACGGCGCCGACTGGGGAGCCATTGACTTGTCTCCCCAGTGGGATCCGGAGAACGAAGAGTCTCAGAAGAAGCTCGAAGACGATTTCGATATTTTCACCAACAAGAAGGCGAGCGACGTTGCTCAGCCTCTGGTCGAGGCGGAGATACCGTTTAAGATACATATCGTGAAAGATCACGATATGAAGGAGAGGCTGTGTCTGGAGGTTGAGAGGTTAGGGCTTAGTACGTTGATCATGGGTAGCAGAGGGTTCGGAGCTACGAAGAGGAGCAGCAAAGGGAGGTTGGGGAGCGTTAGTGATTACTCTGTTCATCACTGTGCTTGTCCGGTGGTGGTTGTTAGGTTTCCTGATGATAAGGACGGAGAGGATGAGAAAAATGGCGAGAATGGTGCTGAGAATCTGGTGGAAAGCGATAAGCTTCATACGGTTCCTGAGGTAGCTGAGGAAGAAGGAGACAAGGAGGAGTATCATGATGCTTCGGataagcagcagcagcaacaagcAGGTCAATTTCAATTTAGCTAG
- the LOC103871896 gene encoding uncharacterized protein LOC103871896 has protein sequence MADSGKLESGGAAVIGDIGDGGAAVEEREMLAELEGISVLDFDLLCSTVALQTQGKWRKLESSDGEDDEYGGGVLRLWEGDVMDCLEDRRLCIESACCPCYRFGKNMTRTGFGSCFLQGTVHMILIIGLLFNVAAFAVTKRHCFLYLAVAFVLLIASYLGFFRMQIRRKFNIRGADNFFDDCIHHLMCPFCTLTQESKTLEINNVHDGIWHGRGDTLCIGGYPEGKSLLELHSPPVIVSTMSSEP, from the exons ATGGCGGATTCGGGTAAACTAGAGAGCGGAGGAGCCGCCGTAATAGGCGACATTGGAGACGGCGGCGCGGCGGTGGAAGAGAGGGAGATGCTAGCGGAGTTGGAAGGCATATCTGTGTTGGATTTCGACCTGCTTTGCTCGACGGTGGCGCTTCAGACTCAGGGGAAGTGGAGGAAACTCGAGAGCTCTGACGGAGAAGATGATGAATACGGCGGCGGCGTCTTACGCCTTTGGGAAGGCGATGTTATGGACTGCCTCGAGGATCGTCGTCTCTGCATAGAATCCGCTTG CTGTCCGTGCTACAGATTCGGGAAGAACATGACAAGAACCGGTTTTGGTTCCTGCTTTCTTCAG gGTACTGTTCATATGATTCTTATCATCGGTCTCCTATTCAACGTTGCAGCTTTTGCTGTAACCAAAAGGCATTGTTTTCTCTATCTGGCTGTTGCTTTCGTCCTTTTGATTGCTTCCTATCTGGGGTTCTTCCGTATGCAGATAAGAAGAAAGTTTAACATTAGA gGTGCTGATAATTTCTTTGACGATTGCATCCACCATCTTATGTGTCCGTTTTGTACATTAACTCAG GAATCGAAAACACTGGAGATAAACAATGTACATGACGGTATCTGGCATGGTCGAGGAGACACGCTATGCATAGGCGGCTATCCCGAAGGAAAATCTTTGCTTGAGCTGCATTCTCCTCCAGTTATTGTATCAACAATGTCATCTGAACCCTAA